In Pseudophryne corroboree isolate aPseCor3 chromosome 7, aPseCor3.hap2, whole genome shotgun sequence, a single window of DNA contains:
- the LOC134943779 gene encoding putative nuclease HARBI1 — protein sequence MSQGQFSKVLRRVCQAFLKRVKQFIDMPLDVGALDVVKRQFEEGGSRFPHVIGVVDGTHVAIQPPRHNEEIYRNRKLFHSLNVMVVCGPSLQILSLNAKFTGSSHDAYVIRQSGIWQRLRASQRADMWLLGDRGYPCTPWLMTPYRNPRPGPQMAFNSALTATRQLVERTIGVLKGRFRVLHRTGGDIMYSPEMASKIVVLCAILHNIAVRSSVELPQAEELPDEEPGVVRHFGGGSVTRRGSQVRARIVAEYFS from the exons atgtcgcagggccagttcagtaaggtcctgcggcgtgtctgccaggctttcctaaagcgggtgaagcaattcattgatatgcctttggatgttggtgccctagatgtggtgaagcggcaatttgaggaaggtggtagtcgcttcccacatgttattggggttgtggatggcacacatgttgctattcagccaccaagacataatgaagaaatttatagaaacaggaaactgtttcattctctgaatgtaatggttgtttgtgggccatccctccagatcctttccctgaatgccaagtttactggaagttcacatgatgcatatgtcattagacaatcagggatatggcagagattaagagcaagtcaacgagcagacatgtggttattgg gagaccgtggatatccttgcaccccctggctcatgactccttaccgtaatcccaggccaggaccacagatggcatttaactccgcgcttactgccactaggcagctggtggagcgcacaattggtgtccttaaagggcggtttcgtgtgctccaccgcactggtggcgacatcatgtattcgccggagatggcaagtaaaatagtggtcctgtgcgcaatactacataatatcgcggtaaggagtagtgtagagcttcctcaggcagaggaattgcctgatgaggagccaggggttgttcgacacttcggtggtgggagtgttacacggagggggagccaagtgagggcaaggattgttgccgaatatttcag ctga
- the LOC134943780 gene encoding uncharacterized protein LOC134943780: MDETIMLEMQPLSQGISPPAPVSTPPQQSTQPPQHSPTTPVTQGPDHVFWNIWARQQATNEDCLRRQTQMFASLPCHLRRITRNMSRQNEQTTRIGNTMELMRADITQVMGNLQRIMEEQHRLTEEQHRQQQSYMNIFQNNQKINETLFQIVDNQNAATRELNATLTNLNETLRFMHQQQTSSSSGTTTPNITPVSSPPRHSTRARQHDSGKGKGQDKQPPKFFLQINLTFLISEK, encoded by the coding sequence atggatgagacaatcatgttagaaatgcagccattaagccaaggaatcagccccccagcacctgtgagtacaccaccacagcaaagcacacaaccaccacaacacagcccaacaacaccagtaacacaaggccctgatcacgtgttttggaacatttgggctagacagcaggccactaatgaagattgcctgcgtaggcagacacaaatgtttgcaagcctaccatgtcacctcagaagaataaccagaaatatgagtagacaaaatgaacaaaccacgagaattggcaataccatggaactcatgcgtgcagacattacacaggtcatgggcaacttacagcgcataatggaagaacagcacagactaacagaagaacagcacagacaacagcaaagctatatgaacatttttcaaaacaatcaaaagataaatgaaactttattccaaattgtagacaatcaaaatgctgctacacgtgaactcaatgccaccctcactaacctcaatgaaacactcagattcatgcaccaacagcaaacaagcagcagttctggtacgactactccaaatatcacgccagtgtcatcaccaccaagacactccaccagagcacgccaacatgacagtggtaaaggcaaagggcaggacaagcagccacccaaattttttttacaaataaacctcacatttttaatttcagagaagtaa